Proteins found in one Balaenoptera acutorostrata chromosome 17, mBalAcu1.1, whole genome shotgun sequence genomic segment:
- the CPSF1 gene encoding cleavage and polyadenylation specificity factor subunit 1 isoform X2, whose translation MYAVYKQAHPPTGLEFSMYCNFFNNSERNLVVAGTSQLYVYRLNRDAEVPTKNDRSAEGKAHREHREKLELVASFSFFGNVMSMASVQLAGAKRDALLLSFKDAKLSVVEYDPGTHDLKTLSLHYFEEPELRDGFVQNVHTPRVRVDPDGRCAAMLIYGTRLVVLPFRRESLAEEHEGLVGEGQRSSFLPSYIIDVRALDEKLLNIVDLQFLHGYYEPTLLILFEPNQTWPGRVAVRQDTCSIVAISLNITQKVHPVIWSLTSLPFDCTQALAVPKPIGGVVVFAVNSLLYLNQSVPPYGVALNSLTTGTTAFPLRTQEGVRITLDCAQAAFISYDKMVISLKGGEIYVLTLITDGMRSVRAFHFDKAAASVLTTSMVTMEPGYLFLGSRLGNSLLLKYTEKLQEPLAGTAREVADKEEPPSKKKRVDATAGWSGGKSAPQDEVDEIEVYGSEAQSGTQLATYSFEVCDSILNIGPCANAAMGEPAFLSEEFQNSPEPDLEIVVCSGYGKNGALSVLQKSIRPQVVTTFELPGCYDMWTVIAPVRKEQEETTKGEGAEQEPSAPEADDDGRRHGFLILSREDSTMILQTGQEIMELDTSGFATQGPTVFAGNIGDNRYIVQVSPLGIRLLEGVNQLHFIPVDLGSPIVQCAVADPCVVIMSAEGHITMFLLKSDSYGGRHHRLALHKPPLHHSKVITLCVYRDVSGMFTTESRLGGARDEMGGRSGSEAECQGSETSPTVDDEEEMLYGDSGSLFSPSKEEARRSSQPPADRDPTPFRAEPTHWCLLVRENGTMEIYQLPDWRLVFLVKNFPVGQRVLVDSSFGQPTTQGEARKEEATRQGELPLVKEVLLVALGSRQRRPYLLVHVDQELLVYEAFPHDSQLGQGNLKVRFKKVPHGINFREKKPKPSKKKAEGGSAEEGAGARGRVARFRYFEDIYGYSGVFICGPSPHWLLVTGRGALRLHPMGIDGPIDSFAPFHNVNCPRGFLYFNRQGELRISVLPAYLSYDAPWPVRKIPLRCTAHYVAYHVESKVYAVATSTNTPCTRIPRMTGEEKEFETIERDDRYIHPQQEAFSIQLISPVSWEAIPNARIELEEWEHVTCMKTVSLRSEETVSGLKGYVAAGTCLMQGEEVTCRGRILIMDVIEVVPEPGQPLTKNKFKVLYEKEQKGPVTALCHCNGHLVSAIGQKIFLWSLRASELTGMAFIDTQLYIHQMISVKNFILAADVMKSISLLRYQEESKTLSLVSRDAKPLEVYSVDFMVDNAQLGFLVSDRDRNLMVYMYLPEAKESFGGMRLLRRADFHVGAHVNTFWRTPCRGAAEGPSKKSVVWENKHITWFATLDGGIGLLLPMQEKTYRRLLMLQNALTTMLPHHAGLNPRAFRMLHVDRRVLQNAVRNVLDGELLNRYLYLSTMERGELAKKIGTTPDIILDDLLETDRVTAHF comes from the exons ATGTACGCCGTATACAAACAGGCGCATCCGCCCACCGGCCTCGAGTTCTCGATGTATTGCAACTTTTTTAACAACAGCGAGCGCAACCTCGTGGTGGCCGGGACCTCGCAGCTCTACGTGTACCGCCTCAACCGCGACGCCGAG GTGCCGACCAAGAATGACAGGAGCGCGG AGGGGAAGGCGCACCGGGAGCACCGGGAAAAGCTGGAGCTGGtggcttccttctctttcttcggCAACGTCATGTCCATGGCCAGCGTGCAGCTGGCGGGCGCCAAGAGGGATGCCCTCCTCCTGAGCTTCAAGGATGCCAAG CTGTCGGTGGTGGAATACGACCCGGGCACCCACGACCTCAAGACCCTGTCTCTGCACTACTTTGAGGAGCCTGAGCTGCGG GACGGCTTCGTGCAGAACGTGCACACGCCGCGGGTGCGCGTGGACCCCGACGGGCGCTGCGCGGCCATGCTCATCTACGGCACGCGGCTGGTGGTCCTGCCCTTCCGCAGGGAGAGCCTGGCCGAGGAGCACGAGGGGCTCGTGGGTGAGGG GCAGAGGTCCAGCTTCCTGCCCAGCTACATCATTGACGTGAGGGCCCTGGACGAGAAGCTTCTCAACATTGTCGACCTGCAGTTCCTGCACGGCTACTACGAGCCCACCCTGCTCATCCTGTTTGAGCCCAACCAGACCTGGCCTGG GCGGGTGGCTGTGCGGCAGGACACGTGCTCCATCGTGGCCATTTCGCTGAACATCACGCAGAAGGTCCACCCCGTCATCTGGTCCCTCACCAGCCTGCCTTTTGACTGCACCCAGGCCCTTGCCGTGCCCAAGCCCATAG GCGGGGTGGTGGTCTTTGCTGTCAACTCGCTGCTATACCTGAACCAGAGCGTCCCCCCCTACGGCGTGGCCCTCAACAGCCTCACCACCGGCACCACTGCCTTCCCCCTGC GCACCCAGGAGGGCGTGCGGATCACCCTGGACTGTGCCCAGGCAGCCTTCATCTCCTACGACAAGATGGTCATCTCCCTCAAGGGCGGCGAGAT CTACGTGCTGACACTCATCACGGACGGCATGCGCAGCGTCCGCGCCTTCCACTTCGACAAGGCCGCCGCCAGCGTCCTCACCACGAGC ATGGTCACCATGGAGCCCGGATATCTGTTCCTTGGCTCTCGCCTGGGCAACTCCCTGCTCCTCAAGTACACGGAAAAGCTGCAGGAGCCCCTGGCCGGCACCGCCCGAGAGGTTGCCGACAAG GAGGAGCCGCCCTCCAAGAAGAAGCGCGTGGACGCCACAGCCGGCTGGTCAG GGGGCAAGTCAGCGCCGCAGGACGAGGTGGACGAGATCGAGGTGTACGGCAGCGAGGCTCAGTCCGGTACGCAGCTGGCCACTTACTCCTTTGAG GTGTGTGACAGCATCCTCAACATCGGACCCTGTGCCAACGCCGCCATGGGCGAGCCCGCCTTCCTCTCTGAAGAG TTTCAGAACAGTCCCGAGCCAGACCTGGAGATCGTGGTGTGCTCCGGCTACGGGAAGAACGGGGCCCTGTCGGTGCTGCAg AAGAGCATCCGGCCCCAGGTGGTGACCACCTTTGAGCTTCCTGGCTGCTATGACATGTGGACAGTCATCGCCCCTGTGCGTAAGGAGCAG GAGGAGACCACtaagggggagggggcggagcagGAGCCCAGCGCCCCCGAAGCAGATGACGATGGGCGGAGACACGGGTTCCTTATCCTGAGCCGGGAAGACTCCACCATG ATCCTACAGACGGGGCAGGAGATCATGGAGCTGGACACCAGCGGCTTTGCCACGCAGGGCCCCACAGTCTTTGCTGGCAACATCGGGGACAATCGCTACATCGTGCAAGTGTCGCCACTCGGCATCCGCCTGTTGGAAGGAG TGAACCAGCTGCACTTCATCCCCGTGGACCTGGGCTCCCCCATCGTGCAGTGCGCCGTGGCCGACCCCTGCGTGGTCATCATGAGTGCCGAGGGTCACATCACCATGTTCCTGCTCAAGAGTGACTCGTATGGGGGCCGCCACCACCGCCTGGCGCTGCACAAGCCCCCGCTGCACCAC TCCAAGGTGATTACGCTCTGCGTGTACCGGGACGTCAGCGGCATGTTCACCACCGAGAGCCGCCTGGGCGGGGCCCGCGACGAGATGGGCGGCCGCAGCGGCTCAGAGGCCGAGTGTCAGGGCTCAGAGACCAG ccccacggTGGACGACGAGGAGGAGATGCTTTACGGGGACTCGGGCTCCCTCTTCAGCCCCAGCAAGGAGGAGGCCCGCAGGAGCAGCCAGCCCCCCGCCGACCGGGACCCCACCCCCTTCCGGGCTGAGCCCACCCACTGGTGCCTGCTGGTGCGGGAGAACGGAACCATGGAG ATCTACCAGCTCCCCGACTGGCGGCTGGTGTTCCTGGTGAAGAACTTCCCTGTGGGGCAGCGGGTCCTGGTGGACAGCTCCTTTGGTCAGCCCACCACCCAGGGCGAGGCCCGGAAGGAGGAGGCCACGCGCCAGGGCGAGCTGCCCCTCGTCAAGGAGGTGCTGCTGGTGGCGCTGGGGAGCCGCCAGCGCAGGCCCTACTTGCTG GTGCACGTGGACCAGGAGCTGCTCGTTTATGAGGCCTTCCCCCACGACTCACAGCTCGGCCAGGGGAACCTCAAAGTTCGCTTCAAGAAG GTCCCGCACGGCATCAACTTCCGAGAGAAGAAGCCAAAGCCGTCCAAGAAGAAGGCAGAAGGTGGCAGCGCTGAGGAGGGCGCTGGGGCCCGAGGCCGTGTGGCGCGGTTCCGCTACTTTGAGGACATCTATGGCTACTCTGGG GTGTTCATCTGCGGCCCCTCGCCCCACTGGCTCCTGGTGACTGGCCGGGGGGCCCTGCGGCTGCACCCCATGGGCATCGATGGCCCCATTGACTCCTTCGCCCCATTCCACAACGTCAACTGCCCCCGCGGCTTCCTGTACTTCAACAGACAG ggCGAGCTGAGGATCAGTGTCTTGCCTGCCTACTTGTCCTACGATGCCCCGTGGCCTGTCAGGAAGATCCCACTGCGCTGCACGGCCCACTATGTGGCCTACCATGTGGAGTCCAAG GTGTATGCTGTTGCCACCAGCACCAACACGCCGTGCACCCGCATCCCGCGCATGACGGGCGAGGAGAAGGAGTTTGAGACCATTGAGAGAG ATGACCGTTACATCCACCCTCAGCAGGAGGCCTTCTCCATCCAGCTCATCTCCCCGGTCAGCTGGGAGGCCATCCCCAACGCCAG GATCGAGCTGGAGGAGTGGGAGCATGTGACCTGCATGAAGACGGTGTCACTGCGCAGTGAGGAAACCGTGTCGGGCCTCAAGGGCTACGTAGCCGCCGGGACCTGCCTCATGCAAGGGGAGGAGGTCACTTGCCGAGGGCGG ATCCTGATCATGGACGTGATCGAGGTGGTGCCCGAGCCCGGCCAGCCCCTGACCAAGAACAAGTTCAAGGTCTTGTACGAGAAGGAGCAGAAGGGGCCCGTGACCGCCCTGTGCCACTGCAATGGCCACCTGGTGTCAGCCATCGGCCAGAAG atcTTCCTGTGGAGCCTGCGGGCCAGCGAGCTGACAGGCATGGCCTTCATCGACACACAACTCTACATCCACCAGATGATCAGCGTCAAGAACTTCATCCTGGCCGCGGACGTCATGAAGAGCATCTCGCTGCTGCGCTACCAGGAGGAGAGCAAGACGCTGAGCCTTGTGTCCCGG GACGCCAAGCCCCTGGAAGTGTACAGCGTGGACTTCATGGTGGACAATGCCCAGCTGGGCTTCCTGG TGTCCGACCGTGACCGCAACCTCATGGTCTACATGTACCTGCCAGAGG CCAAGGAGAGCTTCGGGGGCATGCGGCTGCTGCGCCGGGCAGACTTCCACGTGGGCGCCCACGTGAACACGTTCTGGAGGACCCCCTGCCGGGGGGCTGCCGAAGGGCCCAGCAAGAAGTCCGTTGTGTGGGAGAACAAGCACATCACGTGGTTTG CCACACTGGACGGCGGCATTGGCCTCCTGCTGCCCATGCAGGAGAAGACCTACCGGCGGCTGCTGATGCTGCAGAACGCACTGACCACCATGCTGCCCCACCATGCCGGCCTCAACCCGCGTGCCTTCCG GATGCTGCACGTGGACCGGCGCGTCCTACAGAATGCGGTGCGCAACGTCCTGGATGGGGAGCTGCTCAACCGCTACCTGTACCTGAGCACCATGGAGCGCGGGGAGCTGGCCAAGAAGATTGGCACCACGCCCGACATC ATCCTGGACGACCTGTTGGAGACGGACCGAGTCACTGCCCACTTCTAG
- the CPSF1 gene encoding cleavage and polyadenylation specificity factor subunit 1 isoform X1, with product MYAVYKQAHPPTGLEFSMYCNFFNNSERNLVVAGTSQLYVYRLNRDAEVPTKNDRSAEGKAHREHREKLELVASFSFFGNVMSMASVQLAGAKRDALLLSFKDAKLSVVEYDPGTHDLKTLSLHYFEEPELRDGFVQNVHTPRVRVDPDGRCAAMLIYGTRLVVLPFRRESLAEEHEGLVGEGQRSSFLPSYIIDVRALDEKLLNIVDLQFLHGYYEPTLLILFEPNQTWPGRVAVRQDTCSIVAISLNITQKVHPVIWSLTSLPFDCTQALAVPKPIGGVVVFAVNSLLYLNQSVPPYGVALNSLTTGTTAFPLRTQEGVRITLDCAQAAFISYDKMVISLKGGEIYVLTLITDGMRSVRAFHFDKAAASVLTTSMVTMEPGYLFLGSRLGNSLLLKYTEKLQEPLAGTAREVADKEEPPSKKKRVDATAGWSGGKSAPQDEVDEIEVYGSEAQSGTQLATYSFEVCDSILNIGPCANAAMGEPAFLSEEFQNSPEPDLEIVVCSGYGKNGALSVLQKSIRPQVVTTFELPGCYDMWTVIAPVRKEQEETTKGEGAEQEPSAPEADDDGRRHGFLILSREDSTMILQTGQEIMELDTSGFATQGPTVFAGNIGDNRYIVQVSPLGIRLLEGVNQLHFIPVDLGSPIVQCAVADPCVVIMSAEGHITMFLLKSDSYGGRHHRLALHKPPLHHQSKVITLCVYRDVSGMFTTESRLGGARDEMGGRSGSEAECQGSETSPTVDDEEEMLYGDSGSLFSPSKEEARRSSQPPADRDPTPFRAEPTHWCLLVRENGTMEIYQLPDWRLVFLVKNFPVGQRVLVDSSFGQPTTQGEARKEEATRQGELPLVKEVLLVALGSRQRRPYLLVHVDQELLVYEAFPHDSQLGQGNLKVRFKKVPHGINFREKKPKPSKKKAEGGSAEEGAGARGRVARFRYFEDIYGYSGVFICGPSPHWLLVTGRGALRLHPMGIDGPIDSFAPFHNVNCPRGFLYFNRQGELRISVLPAYLSYDAPWPVRKIPLRCTAHYVAYHVESKVYAVATSTNTPCTRIPRMTGEEKEFETIERDDRYIHPQQEAFSIQLISPVSWEAIPNARIELEEWEHVTCMKTVSLRSEETVSGLKGYVAAGTCLMQGEEVTCRGRILIMDVIEVVPEPGQPLTKNKFKVLYEKEQKGPVTALCHCNGHLVSAIGQKIFLWSLRASELTGMAFIDTQLYIHQMISVKNFILAADVMKSISLLRYQEESKTLSLVSRDAKPLEVYSVDFMVDNAQLGFLVSDRDRNLMVYMYLPEAKESFGGMRLLRRADFHVGAHVNTFWRTPCRGAAEGPSKKSVVWENKHITWFATLDGGIGLLLPMQEKTYRRLLMLQNALTTMLPHHAGLNPRAFRMLHVDRRVLQNAVRNVLDGELLNRYLYLSTMERGELAKKIGTTPDIILDDLLETDRVTAHF from the exons ATGTACGCCGTATACAAACAGGCGCATCCGCCCACCGGCCTCGAGTTCTCGATGTATTGCAACTTTTTTAACAACAGCGAGCGCAACCTCGTGGTGGCCGGGACCTCGCAGCTCTACGTGTACCGCCTCAACCGCGACGCCGAG GTGCCGACCAAGAATGACAGGAGCGCGG AGGGGAAGGCGCACCGGGAGCACCGGGAAAAGCTGGAGCTGGtggcttccttctctttcttcggCAACGTCATGTCCATGGCCAGCGTGCAGCTGGCGGGCGCCAAGAGGGATGCCCTCCTCCTGAGCTTCAAGGATGCCAAG CTGTCGGTGGTGGAATACGACCCGGGCACCCACGACCTCAAGACCCTGTCTCTGCACTACTTTGAGGAGCCTGAGCTGCGG GACGGCTTCGTGCAGAACGTGCACACGCCGCGGGTGCGCGTGGACCCCGACGGGCGCTGCGCGGCCATGCTCATCTACGGCACGCGGCTGGTGGTCCTGCCCTTCCGCAGGGAGAGCCTGGCCGAGGAGCACGAGGGGCTCGTGGGTGAGGG GCAGAGGTCCAGCTTCCTGCCCAGCTACATCATTGACGTGAGGGCCCTGGACGAGAAGCTTCTCAACATTGTCGACCTGCAGTTCCTGCACGGCTACTACGAGCCCACCCTGCTCATCCTGTTTGAGCCCAACCAGACCTGGCCTGG GCGGGTGGCTGTGCGGCAGGACACGTGCTCCATCGTGGCCATTTCGCTGAACATCACGCAGAAGGTCCACCCCGTCATCTGGTCCCTCACCAGCCTGCCTTTTGACTGCACCCAGGCCCTTGCCGTGCCCAAGCCCATAG GCGGGGTGGTGGTCTTTGCTGTCAACTCGCTGCTATACCTGAACCAGAGCGTCCCCCCCTACGGCGTGGCCCTCAACAGCCTCACCACCGGCACCACTGCCTTCCCCCTGC GCACCCAGGAGGGCGTGCGGATCACCCTGGACTGTGCCCAGGCAGCCTTCATCTCCTACGACAAGATGGTCATCTCCCTCAAGGGCGGCGAGAT CTACGTGCTGACACTCATCACGGACGGCATGCGCAGCGTCCGCGCCTTCCACTTCGACAAGGCCGCCGCCAGCGTCCTCACCACGAGC ATGGTCACCATGGAGCCCGGATATCTGTTCCTTGGCTCTCGCCTGGGCAACTCCCTGCTCCTCAAGTACACGGAAAAGCTGCAGGAGCCCCTGGCCGGCACCGCCCGAGAGGTTGCCGACAAG GAGGAGCCGCCCTCCAAGAAGAAGCGCGTGGACGCCACAGCCGGCTGGTCAG GGGGCAAGTCAGCGCCGCAGGACGAGGTGGACGAGATCGAGGTGTACGGCAGCGAGGCTCAGTCCGGTACGCAGCTGGCCACTTACTCCTTTGAG GTGTGTGACAGCATCCTCAACATCGGACCCTGTGCCAACGCCGCCATGGGCGAGCCCGCCTTCCTCTCTGAAGAG TTTCAGAACAGTCCCGAGCCAGACCTGGAGATCGTGGTGTGCTCCGGCTACGGGAAGAACGGGGCCCTGTCGGTGCTGCAg AAGAGCATCCGGCCCCAGGTGGTGACCACCTTTGAGCTTCCTGGCTGCTATGACATGTGGACAGTCATCGCCCCTGTGCGTAAGGAGCAG GAGGAGACCACtaagggggagggggcggagcagGAGCCCAGCGCCCCCGAAGCAGATGACGATGGGCGGAGACACGGGTTCCTTATCCTGAGCCGGGAAGACTCCACCATG ATCCTACAGACGGGGCAGGAGATCATGGAGCTGGACACCAGCGGCTTTGCCACGCAGGGCCCCACAGTCTTTGCTGGCAACATCGGGGACAATCGCTACATCGTGCAAGTGTCGCCACTCGGCATCCGCCTGTTGGAAGGAG TGAACCAGCTGCACTTCATCCCCGTGGACCTGGGCTCCCCCATCGTGCAGTGCGCCGTGGCCGACCCCTGCGTGGTCATCATGAGTGCCGAGGGTCACATCACCATGTTCCTGCTCAAGAGTGACTCGTATGGGGGCCGCCACCACCGCCTGGCGCTGCACAAGCCCCCGCTGCACCAC CAGTCCAAGGTGATTACGCTCTGCGTGTACCGGGACGTCAGCGGCATGTTCACCACCGAGAGCCGCCTGGGCGGGGCCCGCGACGAGATGGGCGGCCGCAGCGGCTCAGAGGCCGAGTGTCAGGGCTCAGAGACCAG ccccacggTGGACGACGAGGAGGAGATGCTTTACGGGGACTCGGGCTCCCTCTTCAGCCCCAGCAAGGAGGAGGCCCGCAGGAGCAGCCAGCCCCCCGCCGACCGGGACCCCACCCCCTTCCGGGCTGAGCCCACCCACTGGTGCCTGCTGGTGCGGGAGAACGGAACCATGGAG ATCTACCAGCTCCCCGACTGGCGGCTGGTGTTCCTGGTGAAGAACTTCCCTGTGGGGCAGCGGGTCCTGGTGGACAGCTCCTTTGGTCAGCCCACCACCCAGGGCGAGGCCCGGAAGGAGGAGGCCACGCGCCAGGGCGAGCTGCCCCTCGTCAAGGAGGTGCTGCTGGTGGCGCTGGGGAGCCGCCAGCGCAGGCCCTACTTGCTG GTGCACGTGGACCAGGAGCTGCTCGTTTATGAGGCCTTCCCCCACGACTCACAGCTCGGCCAGGGGAACCTCAAAGTTCGCTTCAAGAAG GTCCCGCACGGCATCAACTTCCGAGAGAAGAAGCCAAAGCCGTCCAAGAAGAAGGCAGAAGGTGGCAGCGCTGAGGAGGGCGCTGGGGCCCGAGGCCGTGTGGCGCGGTTCCGCTACTTTGAGGACATCTATGGCTACTCTGGG GTGTTCATCTGCGGCCCCTCGCCCCACTGGCTCCTGGTGACTGGCCGGGGGGCCCTGCGGCTGCACCCCATGGGCATCGATGGCCCCATTGACTCCTTCGCCCCATTCCACAACGTCAACTGCCCCCGCGGCTTCCTGTACTTCAACAGACAG ggCGAGCTGAGGATCAGTGTCTTGCCTGCCTACTTGTCCTACGATGCCCCGTGGCCTGTCAGGAAGATCCCACTGCGCTGCACGGCCCACTATGTGGCCTACCATGTGGAGTCCAAG GTGTATGCTGTTGCCACCAGCACCAACACGCCGTGCACCCGCATCCCGCGCATGACGGGCGAGGAGAAGGAGTTTGAGACCATTGAGAGAG ATGACCGTTACATCCACCCTCAGCAGGAGGCCTTCTCCATCCAGCTCATCTCCCCGGTCAGCTGGGAGGCCATCCCCAACGCCAG GATCGAGCTGGAGGAGTGGGAGCATGTGACCTGCATGAAGACGGTGTCACTGCGCAGTGAGGAAACCGTGTCGGGCCTCAAGGGCTACGTAGCCGCCGGGACCTGCCTCATGCAAGGGGAGGAGGTCACTTGCCGAGGGCGG ATCCTGATCATGGACGTGATCGAGGTGGTGCCCGAGCCCGGCCAGCCCCTGACCAAGAACAAGTTCAAGGTCTTGTACGAGAAGGAGCAGAAGGGGCCCGTGACCGCCCTGTGCCACTGCAATGGCCACCTGGTGTCAGCCATCGGCCAGAAG atcTTCCTGTGGAGCCTGCGGGCCAGCGAGCTGACAGGCATGGCCTTCATCGACACACAACTCTACATCCACCAGATGATCAGCGTCAAGAACTTCATCCTGGCCGCGGACGTCATGAAGAGCATCTCGCTGCTGCGCTACCAGGAGGAGAGCAAGACGCTGAGCCTTGTGTCCCGG GACGCCAAGCCCCTGGAAGTGTACAGCGTGGACTTCATGGTGGACAATGCCCAGCTGGGCTTCCTGG TGTCCGACCGTGACCGCAACCTCATGGTCTACATGTACCTGCCAGAGG CCAAGGAGAGCTTCGGGGGCATGCGGCTGCTGCGCCGGGCAGACTTCCACGTGGGCGCCCACGTGAACACGTTCTGGAGGACCCCCTGCCGGGGGGCTGCCGAAGGGCCCAGCAAGAAGTCCGTTGTGTGGGAGAACAAGCACATCACGTGGTTTG CCACACTGGACGGCGGCATTGGCCTCCTGCTGCCCATGCAGGAGAAGACCTACCGGCGGCTGCTGATGCTGCAGAACGCACTGACCACCATGCTGCCCCACCATGCCGGCCTCAACCCGCGTGCCTTCCG GATGCTGCACGTGGACCGGCGCGTCCTACAGAATGCGGTGCGCAACGTCCTGGATGGGGAGCTGCTCAACCGCTACCTGTACCTGAGCACCATGGAGCGCGGGGAGCTGGCCAAGAAGATTGGCACCACGCCCGACATC ATCCTGGACGACCTGTTGGAGACGGACCGAGTCACTGCCCACTTCTAG